In the genome of Ignavibacteriota bacterium, one region contains:
- a CDS encoding glycosyltransferase, giving the protein MILDEIVLIVYILTMVVLLVFASHGVIMLYYYKKYISNIPEPSETDNFDKKVTIQLPLYNEQYVTDRLIDSVCKIDYPKDLLEIQVLDDSTDMTVDLVRKKVEEKQKEGFDIKQVRRSNRKGYKAGALKEGLLTATGELIAIFDADFVPKPDFLKNTLKYFSNPKIGMVQTRWEHLNEDYSILTRIQALALNGHFVMEQPVRNRAGFFINFNGTGGVWRKACIEDAGNWHDDTITEDLDLSYRAQLNGWKFVYLKDITTPAELPAEMNALKAQQFRWTKGAIETAKKLLPLVWKSKIPIRTKIQSTFHLTNNIVFPFILIAGILNVPLVFIKNSGPYAIFFNFMSVFVLAFISSFLFYLYAQKDVYTDWRKKIALFPIFMAGSMGFAVNNSRAVFEGLMNRKSEFVRTPKFKIVDKSDKIKKNEGYLASHKINSTVMVEIILAAYCLIGVVASLYFFEIAALPFHLMFFLGFSSVAGLSIKHALENKN; this is encoded by the coding sequence ATGATTTTAGACGAAATAGTTTTAATAGTTTACATTCTTACAATGGTTGTTTTGCTCGTATTTGCAAGTCACGGCGTTATTATGCTCTATTATTACAAAAAGTACATATCAAACATTCCGGAGCCATCTGAAACCGATAATTTTGATAAAAAAGTAACCATTCAGCTTCCTTTATATAATGAACAATATGTTACTGATAGATTAATAGATTCTGTCTGTAAAATTGATTATCCGAAAGATTTATTGGAAATTCAAGTTTTGGATGATTCAACTGATATGACGGTTGATTTGGTTAGAAAAAAGGTTGAGGAAAAACAAAAAGAAGGTTTTGACATTAAACAAGTTAGAAGAAGCAACAGAAAGGGTTACAAAGCCGGTGCGTTAAAGGAAGGTTTATTAACGGCCACCGGTGAATTAATTGCCATTTTCGACGCTGATTTTGTTCCGAAACCGGATTTTTTGAAAAATACTTTAAAATATTTTTCTAATCCTAAAATTGGAATGGTTCAAACCCGCTGGGAACATCTCAATGAAGATTATTCAATTTTAACCAGAATTCAAGCTTTAGCATTAAACGGTCATTTTGTAATGGAACAGCCGGTAAGAAATCGTGCCGGATTTTTCATTAACTTTAACGGAACCGGAGGAGTTTGGAGAAAAGCTTGTATTGAAGATGCCGGAAATTGGCATGATGATACAATAACCGAAGATTTAGATTTAAGTTACAGAGCACAACTAAATGGCTGGAAATTTGTTTATCTTAAAGATATTACTACGCCTGCCGAATTACCGGCAGAAATGAATGCCTTAAAAGCTCAGCAATTTAGATGGACAAAAGGCGCTATTGAAACCGCAAAAAAATTATTGCCTTTGGTTTGGAAATCTAAAATTCCAATTAGAACTAAAATTCAATCCACTTTTCACTTAACAAACAATATTGTATTCCCTTTTATTTTAATTGCCGGAATATTAAATGTTCCGCTTGTATTTATTAAAAACAGCGGACCTTATGCAATATTTTTCAATTTTATGTCTGTATTTGTTTTGGCATTTATCAGTTCATTTTTATTTTATCTTTATGCTCAAAAAGATGTTTATACCGATTGGAGAAAAAAAATTGCGCTATTCCCTATTTTTATGGCAGGAAGTATGGGATTTGCTGTAAATAATTCGCGTGCTGTATTTGAAGGATTAATGAATAGAAAAAGTGAATTTGTTAGAACACCGAAATTCAAAATAGTTGATAAATCAGATAAAATTAAAAAGAATGAAGGCTATTTAGCATCACACAAAATTAATTCTACAGTTATGGTAGAAATAATACTTGCCGCTTATTGTTTAATCGGCGTTGTAGCGTCATTATACTTTTTTGAAATTGCGGCTTTACCGTTTCACTTAATGTTTTTCTTGGGATTTTCATCGGTTGCCGGTTTATCAATTAAACACGCATTAGAAAATAAAAATTGA
- a CDS encoding sigma-54-dependent Fis family transcriptional regulator, translating to MEIIGKSKQIKDLIDIAHQVAQSDISVLIYGESGVGKDVFAQEIHSTSKRANKQLISVNCGAIPEGILESELFGHKKGSFTGAIDDRKGYFEMADKSTLFLDEIAEMPLTTQVKLLRVLETGELLPLGSETTKKVDVRIIAATNKDLQAEVDAKRFRKDLFFRLKAVTLNIPPLRERREDISLLINYFLKNYAENHKIESLTMTNESYDLLNDYFWPGNIRELKNVVETAAALSKTGKLTEESFKNLLSVPKIEETKNLPILLQKSSESLDREIILGALIEIKKDLNELKNLAYRSSVSTKTEETNIDLDEIIPITKLEKDAIKKALAFTKESKRKAANLLGISERTLYRKIKEYGI from the coding sequence ATGGAAATAATAGGTAAATCCAAACAAATAAAAGATCTGATAGATATCGCGCATCAGGTAGCACAGTCTGATATTTCTGTATTAATTTACGGAGAAAGCGGAGTGGGAAAAGATGTTTTTGCTCAAGAAATTCACAGCACGAGCAAAAGGGCAAATAAGCAATTAATAAGCGTAAATTGCGGAGCAATTCCCGAAGGAATTTTAGAAAGCGAATTATTCGGACATAAAAAAGGTTCGTTTACGGGAGCAATAGATGACAGAAAAGGATACTTTGAAATGGCGGATAAAAGTACGCTTTTTTTGGATGAAATTGCGGAAATGCCATTAACAACTCAAGTAAAATTACTGCGGGTTTTAGAAACCGGAGAATTGTTACCGCTTGGAAGCGAAACCACAAAAAAAGTAGATGTTAGAATTATTGCCGCTACAAATAAAGATCTGCAAGCTGAAGTGGACGCAAAAAGATTTAGAAAAGATTTATTTTTCAGATTGAAGGCAGTTACTCTAAATATTCCTCCATTGCGAGAAAGAAGAGAAGATATTTCACTTCTCATCAATTATTTTTTGAAAAATTATGCTGAAAATCACAAGATTGAATCTCTTACCATGACAAATGAATCATATGATCTGTTAAATGATTATTTTTGGCCGGGGAATATTAGAGAATTAAAGAATGTGGTTGAAACTGCCGCGGCATTAAGCAAAACAGGAAAACTAACGGAAGAATCTTTTAAAAATTTACTTTCTGTTCCAAAAATTGAAGAGACAAAAAATCTTCCTATACTTTTACAAAAATCATCAGAATCATTAGACAGAGAAATAATTTTAGGCGCTTTAATCGAAATAAAAAAAGATTTAAATGAACTTAAGAATTTGGCATATAGAAGTAGTGTATCAACTAAAACTGAAGAAACAAATATCGATTTAGATGAAATTATTCCAATTACCAAACTTGAAAAAGATGCTATTAAAAAGGCTTTGGCATTTACAAAAGAGAGCAAGAGAAAAGCAGCAAACTTACTTGGAATAAGTGAAAGAACTCTTTACCGAAAAATTAAGGAATATGGAATTTAA
- a CDS encoding MBL fold metallo-hydrolase, protein MKLKFIGTSSGQTNPNRNHSAILFENDSSKILIDCGDGVSRSLLHQKILPNQINKIIISHFHSDHIAGLPSLLTQMIISKRNTSIDIFIPKGLQITLQNFLRSNLLFIEKYDFKIDLHEFELNKECKFDKDFKFVAKQNSHISNKHNIKIKNLEFVSVSFLFKINKKNIFHTADIGSAKDLLLFNNFNVDTFICETTHLSLKEIENYIIDRKIKRTFLTHINYSDEELISDWHNNLPKNFQRQLIIAHDGLSIKI, encoded by the coding sequence ATGAAATTAAAATTCATTGGCACAAGTTCAGGACAAACAAATCCAAATAGAAATCATTCGGCAATTTTATTTGAAAATGATTCATCTAAAATTTTAATTGATTGCGGTGACGGAGTTTCGAGATCTTTACTTCATCAAAAAATTTTACCAAATCAAATAAATAAAATAATAATTTCTCATTTTCATTCAGATCATATTGCCGGATTACCGTCATTATTAACCCAAATGATAATTTCAAAAAGAAATACTTCAATAGATATTTTTATTCCGAAAGGCTTACAGATTACATTGCAGAATTTTTTACGATCAAATTTATTGTTTATAGAAAAGTATGATTTTAAAATTGATCTTCATGAATTTGAATTAAATAAGGAATGTAAGTTTGATAAAGATTTCAAATTTGTTGCAAAACAAAATTCACATATTTCAAATAAGCATAACATTAAAATCAAAAACTTAGAGTTTGTTTCAGTCAGCTTTTTATTTAAGATAAATAAAAAGAACATTTTTCATACTGCTGATATTGGAAGCGCGAAAGATCTTCTGTTATTTAATAATTTTAATGTTGATACATTTATTTGTGAAACGACTCACTTAAGTTTAAAGGAAATTGAGAATTACATAATTGATAGAAAAATAAAAAGAACATTCCTTACTCATATAAATTATTCGGATGAAGAATTAATTTCGGATTGGCATAATAATCTTCCTAAAAATTTTCAAAGGCAATTAATTATTGCTCACGATGGTTTGAGTATAAAAATTTAG
- a CDS encoding SPOR domain-containing protein: MKKLIITFILLFSVQVFAQSIDIIPQLKMIEQGKIDEAKQNLEFLKKKNSNDPNVIFLQAVLTENGEESQKLYELVYSTFPNSKFADAALFRSFSYFYAIGLYKKAETLKVLLQKEYPDSPYLKNTERSFVQDDEMIVVENKPYNKKPESEKKFTVQAGAFGNLQNAQELKNRFVQKGLTSQITQKNVNNLQLNVVTVGEFTNISDAENLVKDSKPNFRLMEK; the protein is encoded by the coding sequence ATGAAAAAATTAATAATCACATTTATTTTGTTATTTTCTGTTCAAGTTTTTGCTCAAAGCATTGATATAATTCCCCAATTGAAAATGATTGAACAGGGAAAAATTGATGAAGCAAAACAAAATTTGGAATTCCTTAAAAAGAAAAATTCAAATGACCCAAACGTAATTTTTCTTCAAGCGGTTTTAACCGAAAACGGTGAGGAATCACAGAAACTTTATGAACTGGTTTATTCAACATTTCCTAACAGTAAATTTGCAGATGCCGCGTTGTTCAGAAGTTTCTCTTATTTTTACGCGATTGGACTTTATAAAAAAGCAGAAACATTAAAAGTGCTTCTTCAAAAAGAATATCCCGATTCTCCCTACTTAAAGAACACGGAAAGAAGTTTTGTTCAAGACGATGAAATGATAGTAGTTGAAAATAAACCTTACAACAAAAAACCGGAAAGTGAAAAGAAATTCACAGTTCAAGCCGGAGCTTTCGGCAATCTTCAAAATGCCCAAGAACTTAAAAATAGATTTGTTCAAAAAGGATTGACTTCTCAAATAACGCAAAAAAATGTGAATAATTTGCAGTTAAATGTTGTTACTGTCGGTGAGTTTACAAATATTTCTGACGCTGAAAATTTAGTAAAAGACTCAAAACCGAATTTTCGGTTGATGGAAAAGTAA
- the miaB gene encoding tRNA (N6-isopentenyl adenosine(37)-C2)-methylthiotransferase MiaB codes for MQKNNVYIETYGCQMNLADTEIVQGILTNKGYDLTNNINNADIVLLNTCSIRENAEQRIYGRLGNIKTLKYDKPNLVIGILGCMAERLRNDLINDKKMVDLVVGPDEYRRLPEFIDFAFAGEKGIGVKLSKTETYDDLIPFRTNDDGLSAWISVMRGCDKFCTFCVVPFTRGRERSRTLESVIKEVEQLSQNGYKEITLLGQNVNSYNDNGQDFADLLAAVAVVDRKIRVRFSTSHPQDFSDKLLYTISEHPNLCNYIHLPVQSGSNKILDLMNRTYTIEHYLSIIEKARKIIPGVSFSTDIISGFPTETYEDHLATLDVMRKVRYDGAYMFKYSPREGTKAYKMIDDVDEETKSKRLTEIIDEQQKISYEINQELIGSEEEILIEGFSKKSEEFLAGRTDTNKVVIIPAQKNISKGDYIKVVINKATSGTLFGNVLTKVDFSNEEKYKIA; via the coding sequence TTGCAAAAAAATAATGTATATATTGAGACTTACGGCTGTCAAATGAATTTAGCTGATACTGAAATTGTGCAGGGAATTTTAACAAATAAAGGTTATGATTTAACTAATAATATAAATAACGCCGATATAGTTCTTTTAAATACTTGCAGCATAAGAGAAAACGCCGAACAAAGAATTTACGGTCGATTGGGAAATATTAAAACATTAAAATACGATAAACCTAATTTAGTAATAGGCATTTTAGGCTGTATGGCTGAAAGATTACGAAACGATTTAATTAACGACAAAAAAATGGTTGATTTGGTCGTTGGTCCCGATGAATACAGACGTTTACCCGAGTTTATAGATTTTGCGTTTGCGGGTGAAAAAGGCATTGGAGTAAAGCTCTCAAAAACTGAAACATATGATGATCTGATTCCTTTTAGAACGAATGATGATGGACTTTCCGCATGGATTTCCGTAATGCGCGGCTGCGATAAATTCTGCACATTTTGCGTTGTACCTTTTACCCGCGGAAGAGAAAGAAGCCGCACTTTGGAATCTGTGATTAAAGAAGTCGAGCAGCTTTCACAAAACGGATATAAAGAAATTACATTGCTAGGACAGAATGTAAATTCCTATAATGATAACGGTCAGGATTTTGCCGATCTGCTCGCGGCAGTTGCTGTTGTTGATAGAAAGATCCGTGTCAGATTTTCTACTTCACATCCACAGGACTTTTCCGATAAATTACTTTACACAATTTCCGAACACCCAAATTTGTGTAATTACATTCATCTTCCCGTTCAATCCGGATCTAACAAAATATTGGATTTAATGAACAGAACTTACACAATTGAACACTACCTTAGCATTATAGAAAAAGCAAGAAAAATTATTCCGGGTGTTTCATTTTCTACGGATATTATCTCAGGTTTCCCAACTGAAACATACGAAGATCATTTGGCAACATTAGACGTTATGCGAAAAGTGAGATATGATGGAGCTTATATGTTTAAATATTCACCGAGAGAAGGAACAAAAGCATATAAAATGATTGATGATGTTGATGAAGAAACTAAATCAAAAAGGCTGACTGAAATAATTGACGAACAGCAGAAAATTTCTTATGAAATAAATCAAGAATTAATTGGTAGCGAAGAAGAAATTTTAATTGAAGGTTTCAGCAAAAAATCAGAAGAATTTCTTGCCGGAAGAACCGATACAAATAAAGTTGTTATAATTCCCGCTCAAAAAAATATTTCAAAAGGTGATTACATAAAAGTTGTAATTAACAAAGCAACATCGGGAACCTTGTTTGGAAATGTTTTGACAAAAGTTGATTTTTCAAACGAAGAAAAATATAAGATTGCATAA
- a CDS encoding alpha-2-macroglobulin family protein, whose amino-acid sequence MKILKVIFYVIAVLIYSCSSQNSVRVVEFSPKGEIDNATNFTVEFSQDLAPTDKIGEWLSDEFISFEPKINGKFKWLDARTLQFSPDFTLTAMQNYTAKITNKVLFNKNLSTDFETFNFNTPKFDVTKAEFFWTQIPHKSYVTSIQTNLHFNYPVQPQELSSFLEISIGGNKVQNFEIATTSSSNIISINLGEIKQSTEDQNISVEIKKGLKSILGKEGLTENRNFDYELSKITKLDITDVVSGFDGNNGWIDIYLNQAIIKDNVNNYLSLDPKTEFETQVYDNHIKIITKTQNENTLTLKVKKGLQGLYGGSLDRDYERVVSLFNVDPSINFSDKQGKYLMLLGLKNLTVNIVNIDSVNIEVSQIQKNNIMYFKNNFSNDYWGYYSYDYYMNPHETDDSYGKALYKEKIKLNSSQNWMNTININLEKAVSQNQKGIFLVEIISNEERWIKDRKIIAVSDLGLISKKAKDEILVFVNSISKAEPVEGVKVEIYSTHNTSMIESVTDKNGVAKFVLENGKYKDEAPRIIFAEKENDFNYLDLRESYIETSRFDVGGFSDYLDNYKVFFYAERNLYRPGEKVNISGILRNDKIGIISDEPVVLKIISPTGKIFEEFPKTLNEQGSFEQSFLMPAYAQTGLYKAELYNGAKKIIGSYSFGVEEFVPDKIRVNFNVDKKKVISGESVKFNLSSEFLFGAKASKLKYEGEIQFRQSNFSSNKFKDFAFNNYVGENSNIDPVTFDGNLDDDGTAEIDYTVPENLLSGGKITAYAYASVFDLTGRTVNRVADFDIFTKNNFIGIKSPDYYLNKNQNYNFEVVSVNKDDQPSKSFKGTAKLVRYKWDSVLRKDYDGRNIYTSVKTEIVEWEKEIQISGTPSKLIVNANNTGQYELRISEKDNKAYYKTEFYVYGWSDLTVSNFDIDKEGKIEIVLNKSTYEPNEKVKAIFKCPFSGKMLLTLERNGIYEHKYIDVKNNSAQTEFNLSESYLPNVFISATLFKPHGKESESPFLVGHGYASVKIEKKANKLPVKVIASEKVKPNTTQEITIKTNQEKNIYVTVAAVDEGILQIKNFETPDAYNYMYADRPLKVESYDLYSLLLPEIISKKSSTGGDELARQLKKRVNPVTSKRYKLLSYWSGIKKTNANGEVKINLPIPQFNGEVRIMALVYNGPKFGSADKSIKVSDDLILEPQIPRFLSSNDKIVSNVTLVNTTNKKSNVKIKALVSGPLEITSDKVKSVEINPNSTVSVQFNLSAKNEIGNANIIFETEGLAKVKEEINIGIRPASPLVVESGSGEIKAGDKLELNLPNYYIKSSQSSTLTISKLPIIKFAKQLKYLLGYPYGCVEQTVSKVFPQLYFGDIAKNIEPKLFVNNNSIYFVNEGIKKLESMQLYDGSISYWQGSNESNLWGTVYAAHFLVEAKKAGFYVDENVFSKLISYLGKKVKDKNIVDYVTYSNNQKTIIKIAQKEIIYALYVLAQTGKGDISTMNYYKAMPQLLTNDTKYLLAGAYALMEKRNSFAQLIPNNFSAEQTDRLSGGCFDSNIRANAIMLNVLLEVDPSNLQIPIIVKYLSQNSENIYSTQETAFTFLALGKALKSQAKSNLQVDVLSNGKSIGTYKNSDIVISDNQLNSGKISLNAKGEGKVYYFWNTEGVSTKPDVKIIDSQMKVRRTYYNYKTKSEITNNKFMQGDLIVCKISLTGGQRSAENIVISDLIPAGFEIENPRVSTSTNFNWENNNQLNVQYMDVRDDRLILFTDLAANKTKDFYYMLRVVNKGEYLLPAIGAEAMYDRDYHSFNGNGKVVIE is encoded by the coding sequence ATGAAAATTTTAAAAGTAATTTTTTACGTAATTGCAGTTTTAATATATTCATGTTCCTCCCAAAACTCTGTAAGGGTTGTAGAATTTTCTCCAAAAGGTGAAATTGATAATGCTACAAATTTCACGGTTGAATTTTCTCAAGATTTAGCGCCGACTGATAAAATAGGAGAGTGGCTTTCAGATGAATTTATTTCATTTGAACCGAAAATAAACGGAAAATTCAAATGGCTTGACGCTAGAACATTGCAGTTTTCTCCGGATTTTACTTTAACGGCAATGCAGAATTATACCGCAAAAATTACAAATAAAGTTTTGTTCAATAAAAATCTCAGTACCGATTTTGAAACTTTTAATTTCAATACTCCTAAATTTGACGTAACAAAGGCAGAATTTTTCTGGACTCAAATTCCTCATAAATCTTACGTTACAAGCATACAGACAAACTTACATTTTAATTATCCGGTTCAGCCGCAAGAACTTTCATCATTTTTGGAAATTTCAATTGGTGGAAATAAAGTGCAGAATTTTGAAATTGCGACAACTTCTTCTTCCAATATTATTTCAATTAATTTGGGTGAAATAAAACAATCGACTGAAGATCAAAATATTTCGGTTGAAATTAAAAAAGGATTAAAGTCAATTTTAGGTAAAGAAGGTTTAACGGAAAATAGAAATTTTGATTATGAATTATCTAAAATCACCAAATTAGATATTACCGATGTTGTTTCCGGTTTTGACGGAAATAATGGTTGGATAGATATTTATTTAAATCAAGCTATCATAAAAGACAATGTAAACAACTATTTATCGCTCGATCCGAAGACCGAATTTGAAACTCAAGTTTATGATAATCACATTAAGATCATTACAAAAACTCAGAATGAAAATACACTAACATTAAAAGTGAAAAAAGGTTTACAAGGATTGTACGGCGGTTCATTGGATAGAGATTATGAAAGAGTTGTTTCACTTTTTAACGTTGATCCTTCAATAAATTTTTCCGATAAGCAAGGAAAATACCTAATGCTTTTGGGCTTAAAAAATCTTACGGTAAATATTGTAAATATTGATTCCGTTAATATTGAAGTTTCGCAGATACAGAAAAACAATATCATGTATTTCAAAAATAATTTCAGTAATGATTATTGGGGTTATTACAGCTATGATTATTATATGAATCCCCATGAAACAGACGACAGTTATGGTAAGGCATTATATAAAGAAAAGATTAAATTAAATTCATCTCAAAATTGGATGAACACGATCAATATTAATTTGGAAAAAGCGGTCTCTCAAAATCAAAAGGGAATATTTTTGGTTGAAATAATTTCCAATGAAGAAAGATGGATAAAGGATAGAAAAATTATTGCCGTTTCAGATCTCGGACTTATTTCAAAAAAAGCAAAAGACGAAATTCTTGTTTTCGTAAATTCAATTTCGAAGGCGGAACCCGTTGAAGGAGTAAAAGTTGAAATTTATTCGACTCACAATACTTCAATGATAGAAAGCGTTACCGATAAAAACGGCGTTGCAAAGTTTGTTTTGGAAAATGGAAAATATAAAGATGAAGCGCCAAGAATTATTTTTGCCGAGAAAGAAAATGATTTTAATTATTTAGATCTTCGTGAATCTTATATTGAAACATCAAGATTTGACGTTGGCGGTTTTTCTGATTATCTGGATAATTATAAAGTATTCTTTTACGCTGAAAGAAATTTATATCGCCCGGGAGAAAAAGTTAATATTAGCGGAATTTTAAGAAATGATAAAATAGGAATAATTTCAGATGAACCGGTTGTATTAAAGATCATTTCACCAACCGGAAAGATATTTGAGGAATTCCCCAAAACATTAAACGAACAGGGCTCATTTGAGCAGTCTTTTTTAATGCCAGCATATGCGCAAACAGGTTTGTACAAAGCTGAGCTGTATAACGGCGCAAAAAAAATTATCGGCTCTTATAGTTTTGGTGTTGAAGAATTTGTGCCAGATAAAATAAGAGTAAACTTTAATGTTGATAAGAAAAAAGTTATTTCCGGCGAATCTGTAAAATTCAATTTAAGTTCGGAATTTTTATTTGGAGCAAAAGCATCAAAACTAAAATATGAAGGAGAGATCCAATTTAGGCAATCAAATTTTAGCAGCAACAAATTTAAAGACTTTGCTTTTAATAATTACGTCGGCGAAAACTCAAATATTGATCCGGTTACATTTGACGGAAATTTGGACGATGATGGAACCGCTGAAATAGATTACACAGTCCCGGAAAATTTATTGAGCGGCGGAAAAATTACGGCATACGCTTACGCTAGCGTATTTGATTTAACGGGAAGAACAGTTAACCGCGTTGCTGATTTTGATATTTTTACAAAAAATAATTTCATTGGAATTAAATCGCCGGATTATTACTTAAACAAAAATCAAAACTATAATTTTGAAGTTGTTTCGGTTAATAAAGATGACCAGCCTTCAAAAAGTTTTAAAGGAACGGCAAAATTAGTTAGATACAAATGGGATTCCGTTCTAAGAAAAGATTATGACGGACGAAATATTTATACTTCTGTAAAGACTGAAATTGTTGAATGGGAAAAGGAAATTCAAATTAGCGGAACTCCTTCAAAATTAATTGTGAATGCAAATAATACGGGACAATATGAATTAAGAATTTCCGAAAAAGATAATAAAGCTTATTACAAAACCGAATTTTATGTTTACGGATGGTCCGATTTGACGGTTTCAAACTTTGATATTGATAAAGAAGGTAAGATTGAAATTGTTTTAAATAAATCAACTTATGAACCAAATGAAAAAGTTAAAGCAATTTTTAAGTGTCCGTTTTCCGGAAAAATGCTTTTAACTTTAGAACGAAATGGAATCTACGAACATAAATATATTGATGTGAAAAATAATTCCGCGCAAACCGAATTTAACTTATCGGAAAGTTATTTGCCTAATGTTTTTATTTCGGCAACATTATTCAAGCCTCATGGAAAAGAAAGCGAATCTCCGTTTTTAGTCGGGCATGGATATGCGTCTGTGAAAATAGAAAAGAAAGCGAACAAGCTTCCAGTAAAAGTAATTGCATCCGAAAAAGTTAAGCCGAACACTACGCAAGAAATTACAATAAAAACAAATCAAGAGAAAAATATTTATGTAACAGTTGCCGCTGTTGATGAAGGGATTTTGCAGATCAAAAATTTTGAAACACCCGACGCCTATAACTATATGTATGCCGATAGACCGCTGAAAGTTGAAAGTTATGATCTATATTCTTTACTGCTTCCGGAAATAATTTCAAAAAAATCTTCTACAGGCGGCGATGAACTCGCGAGACAGTTAAAGAAAAGAGTAAATCCGGTAACATCAAAAAGATATAAACTTCTTTCTTATTGGAGCGGAATCAAAAAGACAAACGCTAACGGTGAAGTGAAAATCAATTTGCCAATTCCGCAATTCAATGGAGAAGTAAGAATTATGGCATTGGTTTATAACGGACCAAAATTTGGATCAGCCGATAAAAGCATAAAAGTTTCCGATGATTTAATTTTAGAACCTCAAATACCAAGATTCCTATCCTCAAATGATAAAATTGTTTCTAATGTAACATTAGTTAATACTACTAACAAAAAAAGCAATGTAAAGATCAAAGCATTGGTTTCTGGCCCTCTGGAAATTACATCCGATAAAGTTAAATCGGTTGAAATCAATCCGAATTCGACAGTAAGTGTACAATTTAATTTGTCTGCAAAAAATGAAATAGGCAATGCTAATATTATTTTTGAAACTGAAGGATTGGCAAAAGTAAAAGAAGAAATAAATATTGGAATTAGACCGGCTTCACCTTTAGTTGTTGAAAGCGGTTCGGGAGAAATTAAAGCAGGCGATAAATTAGAATTGAATTTGCCAAATTATTATATAAAAAGTTCGCAGAGTTCTACTTTAACAATAAGCAAACTTCCAATTATTAAATTTGCCAAACAATTAAAATATCTTCTTGGCTATCCTTATGGCTGTGTTGAGCAGACTGTATCCAAAGTGTTTCCTCAATTATATTTTGGAGATATTGCAAAAAACATTGAGCCAAAATTATTTGTAAATAATAATTCCATATATTTTGTAAATGAAGGAATTAAAAAGTTAGAATCTATGCAGCTTTATGACGGTTCTATTTCCTACTGGCAAGGTTCAAATGAATCAAATCTTTGGGGAACAGTTTACGCCGCTCATTTTTTGGTCGAAGCTAAGAAAGCAGGATTTTATGTTGATGAAAATGTTTTTTCCAAATTGATCTCGTATTTAGGAAAAAAAGTTAAAGATAAAAATATTGTAGATTATGTTACGTATTCTAATAATCAAAAAACAATAATTAAAATTGCGCAAAAGGAAATTATTTACGCGTTGTATGTTTTAGCTCAAACCGGCAAAGGCGATATTTCCACCATGAATTATTATAAAGCAATGCCGCAGCTTCTAACAAATGATACAAAATATTTATTAGCCGGCGCTTATGCTTTGATGGAAAAAAGAAATTCATTTGCACAATTAATTCCAAATAATTTTAGCGCCGAACAAACTGATAGACTTTCGGGAGGATGTTTCGATTCCAACATTAGAGCAAACGCGATAATGCTTAATGTACTTTTAGAAGTTGATCCGAGCAATTTGCAAATTCCAATTATTGTGAAATATTTGAGCCAAAATTCTGAAAACATATATTCTACACAGGAAACTGCTTTCACTTTTCTCGCTTTGGGTAAAGCGCTTAAATCACAAGCAAAATCAAATTTGCAGGTCGATGTATTATCAAACGGTAAAAGCATCGGAACATATAAAAATTCCGATATTGTAATTTCTGATAATCAACTTAACTCTGGTAAAATTTCTTTAAATGCAAAAGGCGAAGGCAAAGTGTATTATTTCTGGAATACCGAAGGAGTAAGCACAAAACCGGATGTTAAGATAATTGATTCACAAATGAAAGTGAGAAGAACATATTACAATTATAAAACCAAAAGCGAAATTACAAATAATAAATTCATGCAGGGAGATTTAATTGTTTGTAAAATATCTTTAACCGGCGGACAGAGATCCGCGGAAAATATTGTTATATCAGATTTGATTCCGGCAGGATTTGAGATTGAAAATCCACGAGTTTCTACATCTACAAACTTTAATTGGGAAAATAATAATCAATTGAATGTTCAGTACATGGATGTTAGAGACGATAGATTAATTTTATTTACTGATTTGGCTGCGAACAAAACAAAAGATTTTTATTATATGCTGAGAGTTGTAAATAAAGGCGAATATTTGCTGCCGGCTATTGGTGCTGAAGCAATGTATGATAGGGATTATCATTCGTTCAATGGAAACGGAAAGGTTGTTATAGAATAG